The following proteins come from a genomic window of Plutella xylostella chromosome 22, ilPluXylo3.1, whole genome shotgun sequence:
- the LOC105385725 gene encoding catalase translates to MAGMLVAILALVTGDAWSSHVPGDPAAQQIVQFKQRTEGPVGILKTSAGSPIEYKEGYSSITSNLIQHEYLMDSLTHLVRERLPERIVHAKAGGAFGYFEVTHDISHLCKAKLFESIGKKTPVAARFSPVVVERGGIDTSRDARGFAVKFYTEEGNFDIVGFNTPMYVYKDPLLFTTFVHSQKRNPATNLNDLNMFWDFLTLRPESLHMFLLIFSDRGIPDGYRHMPGFGIHTFEVYNDHGETSYLRFHFVPDAGIRNLNSEEGRRLAADDPDYATRDLYNAIAKGDFPSWTVAVQILSLEDVKRMPFDPFDVTKVIPLDEFPLHPVGRFVLNKNPINYFAEIEQLAYSPANLVPGILGGPDKLFEARRLAYRDAQYYRLGANFNKIPVNCPLQTAVLTYNRDGRAPLQDNNRDNPNYFPNSFHGPVPYIDEKRPRNLQLIQDESRNFEQARELYVNELTKQERDSLVSNAVASLRQAAGFLQERAVKWFSLIHSDLGARIAHGLKSNHTNTEYHWQDY, encoded by the exons ATGGCGGGGATGCTGGTGGCCATCTTGGCGCTAGTGACAGGAGACGCCTGGAGCTCCCACGTCCCGGGCGACCCCGCGGCGCAGCAGATTGTGCAGTTCAAGCAGAGGACCGAG GGTCCAGTTGGCATCCTCAAGACAAGTGCTGGTTCGCCAATTGAGTATAAAGAAGGTTACTCCTCCATCACGTCCAACCTCATCCAACACGAGTACCTCATGGACTCCTTGACTCACCTGGTCAGGGAGCGGCTCCCAGAGCGCATCGTCCACGCAAAGGCCGGGGGCGCCTTCGGGTACTTTGAAGTAACGCATGATATCTCCCATCTCTGCAAAGCTAAACTCTTCGAAAGCATCGGCAAAAAGACTCCTGTGGCTGCCAGGTTCTCACCCGTGGTGGTGGAGCGAGGAGGTATCGACACGTCTAGGGATGCCAGAGGATTCGCAGTCAAATTCTACACCGAAGAGGGTAACTTCGATATCGTCGGATTCAATACGCCCATGTATGTCTACAAAGATCCTCTGTTGTTCACAACCTTTGTGCACTCACAGAAAAGAAACCCCGCTACCAACCTCAATGACTTGAACATGTTCTGGGACTTCTTGACGCTCAGACCTGAAAGTTTGCACATGTTCTTACTTATATTCTCCGATAGAGGCATCCCAGATGGATACAGGCACATGCCAGGCTTCGGTATCCACACCTTCGAGGTTTACAATGACCACGGGGAGACCAGTTACCTGAGATTCCACTTCGTTCCTGATGCTGGAATAAGAAACCTCAACTCGGAAGAAGGGAGAAGATTAGCCGCCGACGATCCGGATTACGCAACCAGAGACTTGTACAACGCCATAGCCAAAGGCGACTTTCCTTCCTGGACTGTGGCCGTGCAAATATTATCTTTAGAAGACGTCAAGAGAATGCCGTTTGATCCTTTCGATGTCACCAAAGTGATACCTTTAGACGAGTTTCCTCTTCATCCTGTTGGTAGGTTTGTGTTGAACAAGAATCCTATAAATTACTTCGCTGAGATCGAGCAGCTGGCCTACAGTCCAGCTAACTTGGTGCCTGGTATTCTGGGTGGCCCGGACAAGTTGTTCGAGGCTCGTCGTCTGGCGTACCGCGACGCGCAGTACTACCGTTTGGGAGCCAACTTCAACAAGATCCCGGTGAACTGTCCTCTGCAGACGGCCGTGCTGACCTACAACCGGGACGGGCGCGCCCCGCTCCAGGACAACAACCGGGACAATCCCAACTACTTCCCCAACTCCTTCCACGGCCCCGTGCCCTACATCGACGAGAAGAGACCGAGGAACTTGCAGTTGATTCAAGATGAGTCGAGGAACTTTGAGCAAGCGAGAGAGCTATACGTGAATGAGCTGACGAAGCAGGAGAGGGATAGTTTGGTGTCCAATGCGGTGGCCAGTCTGCGGCAAGCAGCTGGCTTTCTTCAGGAGCGCGCAGTGAAGTGGTTCTCCCTCATACACTCGGACCTCGGCGCTAGAATAGCTCATGGACTGAAAAGTAACCATACCAATACGGAATATCACTGGCAAGATTATTAA